The genomic DNA CTATCCGATCCCCGTAAACCCACCGTTTGTGCCGCAAGAAAACCCAACCGGTTGTTACTCGCTCACATTTGAGATGGATGATGCCTGGCTGCAGAGCGGCCAAACCCGCATTATCTTCGATGGCGTGAACTCGGCGTTTCATCTGTGGTGTAACGGTCAATGGATCGGTTATTCACAGGACAGCCGACTGCCCGCCGAATTCGATCTCTCAGCGGTACTGCGTCCTGGCCAGAACCGCATTGCGGTCATGGTGTTGCGCTGGTGCGACGGGAGCTATCTGGAAGATCAGGACATGTGGCGCATGAGCGGGATTTTCCGCGATGTGTCGCTGCTGCATAAGCCAGAGACGCACATAGCCGATTATCAGGTTGTGATTGACCTGAATGCGGAGCGGGATCGCGCGGTGCTGAAGGTGGATCTCGCGCTCGCAGGCGCACAGTTTGCAGAGTGTGAGGTGGCGTTTACCCTGTGGCGCAACGGCGAAAAATGCGCCAGTGCCACCGGGCGGCCGGGCACTGCCGTTGTCGATGAGCGCGGCGGCTGGGCCGAGCGGCTAACGGTGACGCTCCCCGTTGAGGCGCCTGCCTTGTGGAGTGCGGAAACGCCGGAACTTTATCGCCTGACGATGACCCTTCTGAACGCGCAGGGTGAGGTGCTTGAAACGGAGGCCTGCGATGTGGGGTTCCGCCGCATAGAGATCAGCAATGGCCTGCTGAAGCTCAACGGTAAACCCCTGCTGATCCGCGGCGTTAACCGGCATGAGCATCACCCGGAAAACGGCCAGGTGATGGATGAAGCGACGATGCGCCGCGATATCGAACTCATGAAGCAGCATAACTTCAACGCCGTGCGCTGCTCGCACTATCCGAACCATCCGCTGTGGTACACGCTTTGCGACCGCTATGGTTTGTATGTCGTCGACGAAGCCAATATTGAAACCCACGGCATGGTGCCGATGAGTCGCCTTGCTGACGATCCGCGCTGGCTCCCTGCCATGAGCGAACGCGTCACCCGCATGGTGCAGCGCGACCGCAATCATCCTTCGATTATCATCTGGTCGCTGGGGAATGAGTCCGGCCATGGCGCGAACCATGACGCACTGTATCGCTGGCTGAAAACCACCGATCCGACGCGTCCGGTGCAGTACGAAGGCGGTGGAGCGAATACGGCAGCGACCGATATCGTTTGCCCAATGTATGCCCGGGTCGATCAGGATCAGCCCTTCCCGGCGGTACCGAAATGGTCTGTTAAAAAATGGATCGGCATGCCGGATGAAACGCGTCCGCTTATTCTCTGTGAATACGCCCATGCGATGGGGAACAGCTTCGGTGGTTTTGCCAAATACTGGCAGGCGTTTCGCCGCCATCCTCGCCTGCAGGGGGGATTTGTCTGGGACTGGGTTGACCAGGCGCTGACCAGGAAAGACGACAATGGCGCACCGTTCTGGGCCTACGGGGGAGATTTTGGCGACACGCCCAATGACCGCCAGTTCTGCCTTAACGGGCTGGTTTTTCCCGATCGCACACCGCATCCGGCGCTGTATGAAGCCCAGCGCGCTCAGCAGTTTTTCACCTTTACGCGGGTAAGTACGTCTCCGCTGGTGATTGAAGTCCACAGCGATTACCTGTTCCGTCATACCGATAACGAGGTGCTGCGCTGGACCCTTGTCCGCGACGGCAACGTGCTGGCCAGGGGGGACGTGACGCTCTCCATTGCTCCCCAGGGCACACAGCGTCTGGACATCAACCTGCCAGCGCTGGCGCCTGAAGCGGGTGACGTCTGGCTGAACGTTGAAGTGCACCAGCCGCGGGCGACGCCGTGGTCACCGGCAAACCATCGCTGCGCGTGGGAGCAGTGGCCGGTTCCGACTCCCCTGTATATCGCCCCGCCAGTGCCAGAAGGTGTACCGCCGGTGTTAACGCAAACTGGCGACGTGCTTGAGCTGGTACATCAGCAGCAACGCTGGCAGTTCAACCGCGCGTCAGGACACCTGACGCAATGGTGGCGCAATGGCGTTGAAACGCTGCTCTCACCGCTGACGGATAACGTTAGCCGCGCACCGCTGGACAATGATATTGGCGTGAGCGAGGCCACGCGAATCGATCCGAATGCGTGGGTGGAGCGCTGGAAAGCGGCAGGCATGTACGAGCTCACCTCGCGATTACTGCACTGTGAAGGAGAGCAGCATGCAGCCGAGGCGGTGGTGAAAACCCTGCATGTCTGGGAGTATCGCGGTAAAGCGCTGTTCCTGAGCCGTAAAGTCTGGCGGGTGGACGATCGGGGCGTTCTGCATGGCGATATTCAGGTCGATATTGCGTCTGATATCCCGGAACCGGCACGCGTAGGCCTGAGTGTTCACCTTGCCGCAACGCCGGAAACGGTTCAATGGCTGGGGCTTGGGCCACATGAAAATTACCCGGACAGAACGCTGGCGGCTCAGCAGGGGCGCTGGACATTACCGCTGGAAGCCATGTACACGCCTTACATCTTCCCGACAGAAAATGGTCTGCGCTGTGATACCCGTGAACTGCTGCTGGGCGCGCATCGGCTGAATGGCCTGTTCCATTTCTCCGTCAGCCGCTACAGCCAGCGGCAGTTGCATGAGACAACTCACCATCATCTGTTGCGCGAGGAGCCGGGGTGTTGGCTTAACCTGGACGCGTTCCATATGGGCGTGGGCGGTGATGACTCGTGGAGCCCCAGCGTCTCGCCGGAATTTATTCTGCAGAAACGCCAGCTTCGCTATACCTTCAGCTGGCAGCAGAACCCTGACTGAGCAAAGAGGCGGCCACAGCAGTGGCCGCCTCGCTTACGCCAGGATACCGCTCAGGCCGTGCAGGCTCATGTAAATCCCGACCACAGTAATCAGGGCGGCGGAGATCCACGGTGCTTTTCGTGAAAACTCGCTGAAACCCGGCCAGCGTTTTGTCGCATGCTTAAGGCTCAGGGCGGCAATTGCACCGGAAGCGACCAGCGTTAACGCCAGACCAATACTGAAGCTGAATACCAGCGTTGCGCCGAGGGCAAAATGCTTCAGCTGCAGGCAGATGAGCAGGACCGTGATTGAGGCCGGGCAGGGGATAAGCCCTCCGGTCAGGCCAAACAGTGCAATTTGTCCGGTGGTAACGTTCTGGCCGTTGAAGCGGCGGTTAATATCCTGTGCATGCGCGCGCTGGTGGGCGTCCTGCCACTCTTCTTCAACCAGTGGATGCCCATGGTCGTGATGATCATGATGGTGGTCATGGTCATGGTCATGGTCATGGTCATGGTCGTGATGATCATGATGGTGGTCATGGTCATGATGATGGTCATGGTGATCGTGATGATGGTGGTGATCGTGTGGCTGACTCTCCTTCCAGGTTCGCCAGGCCATCCACAGGGCGATCAGCACGATCAGTATCCCCGAGACCAGCTGGAACCAGGGCTCAGACGTATGCGCATCCCAGCCCCGGCCAAACCATAATCCTGCCATGGCAATGATCCAGACCACCGCCGTATGGGAAAGCGTTGCCGCCAGACCAAGCAACACCGCCTGTTTCAGCGTACCGCGAATAGCCACAATAAACGCGGCCATCATCGTTTTGGAGTGGCCCGGCTCCAGGCCATGCAGCGCGCCGAGGAGGATAGCGCTGGGTACAAACAGCCAGGCATTGCCCTGCTGCAGGAGTGAAGCAAAATCGTTCATGGAAAATTCCGGAGTGGAAAGCGTGTTCAGATACTACTCCCCCCCAGTAGTCTAATACTACCCCCCAGTAGAAAAATACTCAGGGGGAGTAGAGCATGATATGCTTTAAAAGCCATACGATGAGGGAGACAGAGATGTCACATACGGTTCGCGACAAGAAGATGTTATTGACTCGCCTGAAGAAAATTCAGGGGCAAAGCGCTGCCCTGGAAAAAATGCTCAATAGCGACCACGAATGCGCCGACGTGTTACAACAGCTGGCGGCGATCCGCGGCGCGGTAAACGGCATGATGATGCAGGTGATCGAAGGTCATCTCACCGATCATGTGGTGAAAGAGCCTGAAGAAGCTCAGCGCGAAGCCGATCTTGGCGTCGTGTTACAGGTGATCAAATCCTACCTTAAGTAGGATGTGTTTTGAGGTTATCTTCCGCCCAAAGAATAAAGTCCGCTTTCGGCAACGCCTTGCTGTAGTACCAACCCTGCCCATACTGAACGCCGTGACGACGTAGCCAGGCGAGTTGCCCTTCGGTCTCCACGCCTTCCGCCACCATCGCCAGCTTCAGCGATTTCGCCATTTCAATAATGTGTGGCGTCACGTTTTTATATTCCAGTGCATCCACAAACGCTTTATCAATTTTTAGCGTGTCGACATCCAGATCCTGCAGGTAGCTCAGGCTGGAATAGCCCGTACCGAAATCATCAATATAGATTGCGTGGCCTGAATGACGAAAGGCGGCGATGGCCGGAGCGCTGATTTTAGGATCGGCAAAGCCGCGCTCGGTTAACTCAAGGGCGATCTGTTGCGGATGGACTTTCCACTTATTCATTAAGTGGCTCAACAGTGGCGGGAGTTTTCCCGAGGTCAAATCGGCCGGCGCGAGGTTAATGGAAATATGCTGACCGGCGTGAAGGTGCAGCCAGTAGCCCATATCCTCAAATACCTTTTCAATGACCAAATGCGTCAGCTGCGAGATGAGCCCCGTTTGCTCAGCAAGCGGCACAAAAATATCCGGTGAAAGGCTGCTGCCGTCAGGCTGGGGCCAGCGGGTTAGCGCCTCTGCGCCCACAATCTTCCCGCTAGAGAGTTCAATAATGGGCTGATAATGAACCACAAATTCCCGGTTGTTAATGGCGTCAAGCAGGCGGTTGCGTGGCGACTGGATGCGACGCAGCAGTCGTAAAACAAAGAGTGCGGCAAGCAGGCTTATCAGTATGCCAAACGGCAGCCAGATGAGAAGTTGCTGGTGCCAGGTTTCAGCCAGCGGTTTTAACGCCGCCCAGGCGACCACCGTAAACCCCAGTTCAGGAACAGGCTTCATAATGTATATCGAGCCGTTGTACTGAATACGGGTGACGCCCTGATCCTTAACCAGATTGCGGATATGCGGATCGAGATTGCTGCTGCTGGCAAAAATGAGATGTGATTTGCTGCCCACCAGGGCGGCATCTGTGGCGATCTCACCGAAAGGGATCACATCGACAAGCGAGGCAGGATCGAGCAGCACCAGATAGTGGCCCCGACCCAGGACCGCCATGTAGCGGCTAAAACCGAGATCGTTTTGCGTGGTGAGCCATGCGCCATAACCATCTTCCGTGATTCGCATGGGCGGCGGGAAAGGGGCCGACTGACTGGTTTGTTCCAGGGACGAGCAAAGGGGCTCAAGATTGTTGATATAAATAACTTCCTGAACATAACGCCATGAAAAAGCGACCCGCCGCATCTCCCTTAAATGCATAACGCTACAGGGGATCCCTTTAAAGGTCTGCAGGCTATTGAGCGCTTCCTTTGCATCATCCACCACCCTGGCGGTACGTATCAGCACGCGTGAGGCATAGCTATCCAGCGCATCGACAAACTTATCTTCCGCCTGGCGATGTGCCAGCCAGATGCTCAGGCTAATCGGAACCAGTACCGCAATGATAAGTACGCCGGTCACCAGACTGACCAGATGTCGGGTTTTCATGGTGCTGTCTCCTTCCTCTTATGCCCGCTCCTGGGCGCTGAAAAACCTGCCAGAGGAGAAAGATTTTACCGCTAAATGATAAAGTTATAGCACGCGCAGGTCATGATTTACGGCACAACAGAAAATATCGTCGGGGCAGAGGGGTTGTTTTTTCAGCAGGGGTTAGATATCATTTTGTTATGTTATAACAAAACATGAAGAGTTTACGATGAAACCAGATATCCACCCAGCCTATCGCACCGTGGTGTTCCACGACACCAGTGCTAATGAATACTTTAAAGTCGGCTCAACCATTAAGACCGACCGCGAAATTGAACTCGACGGTGAAACGTATCCGTATATCACCATCGAGGTCTCTTCAAAATCGCACCCGTTCTACACCGGCAAGCAGAAAACGTTCTCGACGGATGGCAGTGCGGCGCGCTTCCGTAAGCGTTTCGGCGGCTTTCTTAATGCGAAGCGGGGATAACCATGCAGGTACTTAACTCATTGCGCAGTGCAAAACAGCGTCACCCGGATTGCCAGATAGTCAAACGCAAGGGACGCTTATACGTGATTTGCAAATCCAATCCGCGCTTTAAGGCGGTTCAGGGACGTAAGAAAAGACGCTAGACGCGTGCTTCGCGCCAGCTTTCCAGGGATCTTTTTTGGTTGCCATCGGCAGTAAAATTGTCGGTGGCAAGCCAGCCTTCAAAGGCACTCGCCAGCGCCGGCCACTCTTTGTCGAGAATCGAAAACCAGTCGGTATCCCGGTTATGACCTTTCGTGACCAGTGCCTGACGAAAACGCCCCTCAAACTGAAAGCCAAGACGCAGTGCCGCCTTGCGCGAAGGCGCGTTCAGGCTGTTGCACTTCCACTCGTATCGACGATACCCAAGGGTGTCGAACACGTATCGCATCAGCAGATATTGCGCTTCCGTCGACATCGGCGTGCGGCTGAGCAGCGGGGAGAAATGAACATGTCCCACCTCCACAACGCCGTTGGTTGGATCGATCCGCATCAGAGCCAGCGTGCCGACCGGAGACTGGGTCTGGTTGTCGATAACGCTAAAGTGAATCGGATCGGATAAGTCACGCACGCTCTCTACCCATCCTGCAAACGCCTCTGCGCTGGCATCCGGCTCACGCAGCAGCCACGTCCAGCTGCGGGTATCTTCGGCCAGAGAATACGCGCTGAACAACGCCTCAGCGTGCTCCACCCGCAGCGGCTCAAGGCGACAATAGTGGCCCTGAAGCACCACACGTGAAGGGTGCTGGCGGGGTTGCCAGTCGATAAGCGCCTCGCCTACTGGCTGTCCAAACTCGTTGAATGTTTTCATTTTACTGTCCGTGACGTTGATAAGAACGCCAGACTAGTGAATTACTGGTTCCTTAAAAAGTGCCACTCAGATATGTTTTGGTGGTACCACGGGAGGCGAGATGAACATACCGGGCGATGAATTTTATACTTTGCTGAATGCCGCGTTGAAAGCGCGGGGGGAAGAGACGCTACAGCGTGCACTGTATCATGCATTGCGTGAGGCGATACTGTGCGGCCGGCTACACGCCGGGAGTCGGCTTCCCGGTTCGCGAATGCTGGCTCAGCAGCTCTCGCTTTCACGGAATACCGTCAATGCGGCGCTGGAACAGCTGACGCTCGAAGGGTATCTGCTGCGTAACCGCCAGGGGACGCGGGTGGCGCAGCTGGCGCAGCGTACGCTCGTTCAGGCATTGCCGGACTCTGCCGTCGCGCTCGGCAGCCGGGTCGCCTCGCTGCCTGCGGCGGTGCCGCGTGATACCCCGGTTCCGGCATTTACGCCGGGAACACCGGCCATCAACTACTTTCCCCTGCCGCTGTGGCGGCGCTTGTACGACCGGGTTCTGCGCGAAGAGGGCAGCGCGCTGTTAGGGTATGGTGATCCTGCCGGGGAGCCGTCGCTGCGGGCGGCCATTGCCCGCCACCTTGCCCTTTCGCGCGGCATTGACTGCGATGCCAGTCAGATAGTGATGACCGAAGGCGCGCTTGAGGGGGTAAACCTTTGCACGTTGCTGCTGAGCGAACCCGGCAGCGTCGCGTGGGTGGAAGATCCTGGCTATGGCGGGGCTAAAAGCGCCTTTGCCAAAGCGGGCTTAGTCATGACGGGGATGCCGGTTGATGACGAAGGCATGTTCTGGGAAGGGCTGGATACGCCGTCCCCTGCGCTTATTTTCACCTCACCTTCGCACCAGTTTCCGTACGGAAGCGTGCTCAGCGCGCGGCGACGCCTGGCGCTGCTGGATCTGGCCCGGCAGCATAACGCCTGGATTATTGAAGATGATTACGACAGCGAGTTTCGTTATTCCGGTGAGCCCGTGCCCGCAATGCTGGGAATGGTCAACAATGCGCCGGTTGTCTATCTTGGTACCTTCAGCAAAACCCTCTTTCCGTCGCTGAGAATGGGGTTCATGGTGTTACCCCCGGCGCTGGCAAAAGCGGCCCGTCCGGCCATTGGCGCGCTGCTGCGTGGCGGGCATCGCGCCGAACAGCGAACCCTGGCGCTGTTTATTGAGGAAGGACATTATGCCCGCCACCTTGCCGCCATGCGCCGGCTCTACCGTAAGCGCTACCGACAGCTGCGTGAGGTGCTGAGTGCTGAGCTTCATACTCCGCATCGCATTCTGGCGGGTGAAGGGGGGATGCATCTGACGCTGGCAATAGACGGCATCGACGACCAGAAAGTGGTCGCGCAGGCGAGGACGTTTCAGCTGGCACCCGCTGCACTGAGCGGGTATTACCTGGAGCCGAAGCAGGGGCAAACCGGTCTGGTGTTAGGTTACGGCAATACCTCTGCTTCTCAGTTTGTGTCGGGTATCCGACGCATACAGGCTTTAATCACGCAGCAGCAGGACGGGAAAGGGTAAAGACATCATAAAAAGAGAGCTGACCTTTGGTGGATACCATCTTCTGCAGCTTCTCTTTTTGCACTGTTTCAACCGCGGGGGAGTGCATGATGCTTTCGATCAGCTCCGGCGGCACGTAACGCGTGTTATACCATTCACCGTTATAGCAAACCCGGAAATCAAGGACGTCGATATCTTCGTAGCGGTAGCGGGGATTAACGTCAAAAAAGAAAAAGGCGTTAAACACCACAAACAGAATGACAAGCAGCCAGACGGAGTCCACCAGAGTTTCGGACTTCAGCATCACAATCAGTGTCGCCAGCCAGGCGGCATACATTGCGACAAACAGTCCAGGGTGTTTGCGAATAAAGCTGATGCTAAAGCGCGGGCGATTGTCGCGCTTTTCGCGGTGATTAAGATCGTCGATGGTGGCAGTAAGCAGGCGCTGTATCTCGGTCATTTTTTGCCTTTATGAAAATTGACAATACAGGATGTCTGCCAATTTTAGGGGAGCCATTTGGCTGAAAAAAGTAACAGTCAGGCGCTAAAAGACCATAACAGTTGACTCCCCGTCACTTTACAGCCGTTTAATGATTGTTGCCGGATTGCCGCCGACGACGACATTCGCCGGGACGTCTTTCGTTACGATAGCGCCGGAGGCCACCACCACATTATCACCCAACGTAACGCCCGGGTTAATAACCGCACGTCCGCCAATCCAGACGTTGTTGCCGATGGTCACCGGCTTGCCAAACTCCACGCCGCTATTACGCGCGTCGGCGTCCAGCGGATGGGTTGCCGTGTAAATATGCACCCCTGGCGCGAGCATGCAGTTGTCGCCAATATGTATCGGGCAGACATCCAGCATCACGCAATCGAAATTGGCGTAAAATTCTTTGCCCAGATAAATGTTATATCCATAGTCACAGCGGAAGCTCGGCTCAATATAGGCCCCTTCGCTTTGCCCGAGGAGTTCCGCCAGAATGTTCTGGCGTTCGAGTTTCTCATCAGGTGCCGTGTGGTTATAACGGTGAACCAGGTGTCGGGCGCGTAATCGGTCGGCCCGTAATGTTTCATCACCAGGGCGGTAATGTTCACCTGCAATCATCTTCTGCTTTTCTATGCTCATTGGGAACCTCACTGGTCGTCTTTACCGTAGGGTAATCGGAACAGGATGGCAGGGGAACGTTCCCGGAAAACCACTGTGACTATAATCACAATAATATTGCGGATGAGCACGTTTTACACGGAGACCTGCACTGGGGCAGGAGGGTATAACCAGAAAGTTGAATACAGCTGAGAAAGTGGCGTAGAACCTCTACAGACACACTTCAAAGATTAACGGACAAATCTCCACACGGACGTTGGGATTTTGTCATACAGCTTATTCATGGTCAGTTCTGCAAGACGGTGGTCAGCCGCTGAATAAAATACCGCCAGTTCATTATCAGAAAGCTCGTATTTATTCTTTTCAATTACACGTTCAAGCGTGTCTATTGACTGACAGCGTCGCAAACGCATCAAATAATCGATTTTTGTGAGTGGTTTTTCAGACATAAATTTACCTTACTAATTGTAATAATTTTAACAGGAAAGACTAACGGGGTTAGCTCTGCTCACGTTGATGAAGCAACGAAATAGTCGGTTGCCCGATTTACGCCATTTCTGCAAATCTTGCGCATTAATGCCGTAGCTGCTGAACAACATAAAGGTGTCATCCAGGTATTCATCAATTTGCTCAATCAGCTTATTATCTTCATTGTACTTAATTTTATAATTAAGTGCGAAGGTTGCAATATGCTCGATCAACTCGTTTAACTGTAAATTGATGGCAGACGTTGGGTCGTTTACCCAGCCATGGTTACTTTCATCAAGATTGGCAAGGCAGTCATGGTACAAGGATTCGCAGAGAAATTTCAACTGCGCGATATCATGCCTTTTTGGCGAGTACTCGTCCATAGCGCATCCCCTTCTGAGTGATTTCTTACTCACCGAACATCATGTCGGGATGGATACAACATACTTAGCCGCACGGGTGCTGTGTTCCTGATAACTCTAACTATAATCCACTCTGATCAAGATTTCACCGCGCTATTACGAAAAATTACAAATAAAAGCACTGACTGCGAGCCTTTACGCAAATGTGCCTTCAGCGCTAAACATTTTTATCCAGATTAACGCGGAACTTTTTTCGCTCCCTTACGTTTCATTGGCTTAGCGTAAACAATCCTAAGATGTCCAAATCCGGAGTTCTCTTTGTCTGAAGATATGGTTAGGAATATTCCTAATCACTTAAGCAGGGAAATGAAATTAAAAAAATCCTGAATTCAGCGATTACGTTATCACTTAATTATGATATGTCATTGTAGGCGGCAGGAAATAAATAGAAGCACAATAAGCCTATTTTATGATTTTTTTCTGAAAAAGAAAAAGGCCGCTAATGCGGCCTTTTTATCATGTGAAACCGGTATCAGTGCGGTTCTACCGAATGACTGTGCTCAATATCTTCATTCTTGCGGCTAAAGCGGCGGCGAACCACCACGAAGAATACCGGAACGAAGAAGATAGCAAGTACGGTTGCGGTAACCATACCCCCCATAACGCCTGTACCGACGGCGTTCTGTGCACCGGAACCCGCACCGGTACTGATAACCAGCGGCATTACCCCGAGGATAAATGCCAGTGACGTCATCAGGATTGGGCGCAGACGCATACGCACCGCGTCAAGGGTCGCCTCAATCAGGCCTTTACCTTCTTTCTCCATCAGATCTTTGGCGAATTCAACGATAAGTATCGCGTTCTTCGCCGACAAGCCAATGGTTGTCAGCAGGCCCACCTGGAAGTACACGTCGTTGGTTAATCCACGGAACGTTGCCGCAAGCAGCGCACCGATAACCCCCAGTGGCACCACCAGCATAACGGAGAACGGAATCGACCAGCTCTCATACAGTGCCGCCAGACACAGGAAGACCACAATCAGTGAAATGGCGTACAGGGCAGGGGCCTGGTTTCCGGACAGACGTTCCTGGTAGGACATACCGGTCCAGTCATAGCCGATACCCGCAGGCAGTTTACCTGCCAGCTCTTCCATCAGGTTCATGGCTTCACCGGTGCTTCGGCCTGGTGCGGCCTGACCCAGGATCTCCATGGATGGCAGCCCGTTATAACGTTCCAGACGCGGCGAACCGTATTCCCAATGCGACGTAGAGAAGGATGAGAACGGCACCATCTGGCCGTTGTTGCCGCGAACGTACCAGTTGTTGATATCGTTCGGTAACATACGGTATTGCGCTTCTGACATCACGTACACTTTCTTCACACGACCACGGTCGATGAAGTCGTTGACGTAGCTACCGCCCCAGGCCGCGCCCAGCGTGGTATTGATGTCACTGATGGAAACGCCCAGTGCCTGTGCTTTCTCCTGATCGATGTCGATTTTGTACTGAGGTGTATCTTCCAGACCGTTAGGACGCACGCCGACCAGAAGGTCAGGGTGCTTCGCCACTTCACCGAACAGCTGGTTACGTGCCTGTGTCAGTTTTTCATGACCCAGACCGCCCTGGTCAATCAGCTGGAAGTCGAAACCTGTCGCTGTTCCCAGTTCAACAATCGCTGGCAGGTTAAAGGCGAAGACCATCGCATCTTTAATCTGTGAGAACGTGCCCATTGCACGGCCAGTAATCGCCTCAACTTTGTTCTCTTCGCCCGGACGTTCTGACCAGTCTTTCAGAGAAACGAAGGCAATACCGGTGTTCTGACCACGACCCGCAAAGCCAAAGCCGTTAACCGCAAACACGGATTCAACGTTAGCTTTCTCTTTGGTGAGGTAGTAATCCGTCACTTCATCCAGCACCTTCTGGGTACGTTCTTGCGAGGCACCCGCCGGCAGCTGTGCCATCGTCAGGAACACGCCCTGGTCTTCATCTGGCAGGAACGAGCTTGGCAGACGAACGAACAGATAGGCCATACCCACCACGATGATGATATAGAGCAGCAGGTAACGACCGGTGCTGCGCAGGATGTTACCCACGCTGTCGGTGTAGTGATGCGTGCTCTTATCAAACATGCGGTTAAACCAGCCGAAGAACCCTTTATGCTCGCCGTGACCGCCTTTCTGAACAGGTTTCAGCATGGTGGCACACAGTGCAGGCGTCAGGATCAATGCAACCAGTACCGACAGCGCCATCGCCGAGACAATGGTGATGGAGAACTGACGATAAATTGCACCGGTAGAGCCGCCAAAGAAGGCCATTGGGATAAATACCGCAGACAGTACCATCGCGATACCGACCAGCGCGCCCTGGATCTGGCCCATGGATTTACGGGTTGCTTCCTTCGGCGGTAGACCTTCTTCCGCCATGACACGCTCGACGTTTTCTACCACCACGATGGCGTCATCCACAAGCAAGCCGATGGCGAGCACCATCCCGAACATCGTCAGGGTGTTTATCGAGTAGCCAAAGATGGCCAGTATGGCGAAGGTGCCGAGCAATACGACCGGTACGGCGATGGTTGGGATCAGCGTCGCGCGGAAGTTTTGCA from Enterobacter ludwigii includes the following:
- a CDS encoding beta-galactosidase — translated: MSNTPSLTLSALLARRDWENPGVTQWNRLAAHAPLHSWRDEHSAREDGGTVSRRFLNGEWRFSFFPAPEQVPSVWVSEDCADAVLMPVPSNWQMQGFDTPIYTNVTYPIPVNPPFVPQENPTGCYSLTFEMDDAWLQSGQTRIIFDGVNSAFHLWCNGQWIGYSQDSRLPAEFDLSAVLRPGQNRIAVMVLRWCDGSYLEDQDMWRMSGIFRDVSLLHKPETHIADYQVVIDLNAERDRAVLKVDLALAGAQFAECEVAFTLWRNGEKCASATGRPGTAVVDERGGWAERLTVTLPVEAPALWSAETPELYRLTMTLLNAQGEVLETEACDVGFRRIEISNGLLKLNGKPLLIRGVNRHEHHPENGQVMDEATMRRDIELMKQHNFNAVRCSHYPNHPLWYTLCDRYGLYVVDEANIETHGMVPMSRLADDPRWLPAMSERVTRMVQRDRNHPSIIIWSLGNESGHGANHDALYRWLKTTDPTRPVQYEGGGANTAATDIVCPMYARVDQDQPFPAVPKWSVKKWIGMPDETRPLILCEYAHAMGNSFGGFAKYWQAFRRHPRLQGGFVWDWVDQALTRKDDNGAPFWAYGGDFGDTPNDRQFCLNGLVFPDRTPHPALYEAQRAQQFFTFTRVSTSPLVIEVHSDYLFRHTDNEVLRWTLVRDGNVLARGDVTLSIAPQGTQRLDINLPALAPEAGDVWLNVEVHQPRATPWSPANHRCAWEQWPVPTPLYIAPPVPEGVPPVLTQTGDVLELVHQQQRWQFNRASGHLTQWWRNGVETLLSPLTDNVSRAPLDNDIGVSEATRIDPNAWVERWKAAGMYELTSRLLHCEGEQHAAEAVVKTLHVWEYRGKALFLSRKVWRVDDRGVLHGDIQVDIASDIPEPARVGLSVHLAATPETVQWLGLGPHENYPDRTLAAQQGRWTLPLEAMYTPYIFPTENGLRCDTRELLLGAHRLNGLFHFSVSRYSQRQLHETTHHHLLREEPGCWLNLDAFHMGVGGDDSWSPSVSPEFILQKRQLRYTFSWQQNPD
- a CDS encoding nickel/cobalt efflux protein RcnA, producing the protein MNDFASLLQQGNAWLFVPSAILLGALHGLEPGHSKTMMAAFIVAIRGTLKQAVLLGLAATLSHTAVVWIIAMAGLWFGRGWDAHTSEPWFQLVSGILIVLIALWMAWRTWKESQPHDHHHHHDHHDHHHDHDHHHDHHDHDHDHDHDHDHHHDHHDHGHPLVEEEWQDAHQRAHAQDINRRFNGQNVTTGQIALFGLTGGLIPCPASITVLLICLQLKHFALGATLVFSFSIGLALTLVASGAIAALSLKHATKRWPGFSEFSRKAPWISAALITVVGIYMSLHGLSGILA
- a CDS encoding metal/formaldehyde-sensitive transcriptional repressor — protein: MSHTVRDKKMLLTRLKKIQGQSAALEKMLNSDHECADVLQQLAAIRGAVNGMMMQVIEGHLTDHVVKEPEEAQREADLGVVLQVIKSYLK
- a CDS encoding EAL domain-containing protein translates to MKTRHLVSLVTGVLIIAVLVPISLSIWLAHRQAEDKFVDALDSYASRVLIRTARVVDDAKEALNSLQTFKGIPCSVMHLREMRRVAFSWRYVQEVIYINNLEPLCSSLEQTSQSAPFPPPMRITEDGYGAWLTTQNDLGFSRYMAVLGRGHYLVLLDPASLVDVIPFGEIATDAALVGSKSHLIFASSSNLDPHIRNLVKDQGVTRIQYNGSIYIMKPVPELGFTVVAWAALKPLAETWHQQLLIWLPFGILISLLAALFVLRLLRRIQSPRNRLLDAINNREFVVHYQPIIELSSGKIVGAEALTRWPQPDGSSLSPDIFVPLAEQTGLISQLTHLVIEKVFEDMGYWLHLHAGQHISINLAPADLTSGKLPPLLSHLMNKWKVHPQQIALELTERGFADPKISAPAIAAFRHSGHAIYIDDFGTGYSSLSYLQDLDVDTLKIDKAFVDALEYKNVTPHIIEMAKSLKLAMVAEGVETEGQLAWLRRHGVQYGQGWYYSKALPKADFILWAEDNLKTHPT
- a CDS encoding type B 50S ribosomal protein L31, yielding MKPDIHPAYRTVVFHDTSANEYFKVGSTIKTDREIELDGETYPYITIEVSSKSHPFYTGKQKTFSTDGSAARFRKRFGGFLNAKRG
- the ykgO gene encoding type B 50S ribosomal protein L36, whose product is MQVLNSLRSAKQRHPDCQIVKRKGRLYVICKSNPRFKAVQGRKKRR
- a CDS encoding GNAT family N-acetyltransferase; its protein translation is MKTFNEFGQPVGEALIDWQPRQHPSRVVLQGHYCRLEPLRVEHAEALFSAYSLAEDTRSWTWLLREPDASAEAFAGWVESVRDLSDPIHFSVIDNQTQSPVGTLALMRIDPTNGVVEVGHVHFSPLLSRTPMSTEAQYLLMRYVFDTLGYRRYEWKCNSLNAPSRKAALRLGFQFEGRFRQALVTKGHNRDTDWFSILDKEWPALASAFEGWLATDNFTADGNQKRSLESWREARV